The proteins below come from a single Methanolobus chelungpuianus genomic window:
- a CDS encoding isocitrate/isopropylmalate dehydrogenase family protein encodes MTQYKIPVIPGDGIGPEIIAEGCKVIDAAGEKFGFDVEWVEYPHGADHYLKTGELISEDTLAELNRNPVIYLGSIGDPRVAPGVLEKGILLAARFYFDEYVNLRPIKLLEGVWTPIKDKTPKDIDFVVVRENTEDFYIGIGGKAGRGTSKDLLEVSRNLYSAKFGLDIETDSEEIAYQIGMISKEGTQRVISYAFDLAEKRKKHVSSVDKANVLSDIYGFWRKEFEAIAAKHPGVTTDFNYVDAMTMWFVKNPEWFDVVVTPNMFGDIITDLGAMVQGGLGLAPGGNINPKGTSMFEPIHGSAPKYKGQNKVNPIATIWAGAMMMEQLGEKEAADTIVSAIETNILQAKVRTYDMGGSSTTSDVGDDIARIVQGK; translated from the coding sequence ATGACACAGTACAAGATACCGGTGATACCCGGTGACGGTATAGGACCGGAGATCATCGCCGAGGGCTGCAAGGTAATCGATGCGGCAGGCGAGAAGTTTGGCTTCGATGTTGAATGGGTCGAGTATCCTCACGGTGCCGACCACTACCTTAAGACCGGTGAGCTTATCTCTGAGGATACGCTTGCGGAACTGAACAGGAACCCTGTAATCTACCTTGGCTCCATAGGAGACCCCAGGGTGGCACCCGGTGTGCTCGAGAAGGGTATACTACTTGCCGCCAGGTTCTACTTTGATGAGTACGTCAACCTGCGTCCCATCAAGCTGCTCGAGGGTGTCTGGACACCGATCAAGGACAAGACTCCCAAGGACATTGACTTCGTGGTTGTCAGGGAGAACACCGAGGACTTCTACATCGGTATTGGCGGAAAGGCCGGCAGGGGCACCAGCAAGGATCTGCTTGAAGTGTCTAGGAACCTGTACTCTGCAAAGTTCGGCCTCGATATCGAGACTGACAGCGAGGAGATAGCCTATCAGATAGGCATGATCTCCAAGGAAGGCACCCAGAGAGTCATCAGCTATGCATTCGACCTGGCCGAGAAGAGGAAAAAGCATGTATCCTCCGTTGACAAGGCAAACGTGCTCTCCGACATCTATGGCTTCTGGAGAAAGGAGTTCGAGGCAATTGCAGCAAAGCACCCCGGAGTGACCACTGATTTCAATTATGTGGATGCTATGACCATGTGGTTCGTTAAGAACCCGGAGTGGTTCGATGTCGTAGTAACCCCCAACATGTTCGGTGATATCATCACTGACCTTGGCGCAATGGTCCAGGGCGGTCTCGGCCTAGCCCCGGGAGGTAACATCAACCCCAAGGGTACCAGCATGTTCGAGCCAATCCACGGTTCAGCACCCAAGTACAAGGGGCAGAACAAGGTCAACCCCATAGCAACCATCTGGGCGGGTGCCATGATGATGGAACAGCTCGGCGAGAAGGAAGCTGCCGATACGATTGTCTCTGCAATTGAGACCAACATTCTCCAGGCCAAGGTAAGGACCTACGATATGGGCGGCTCCTCCACAACCTCCGATGTCGGTGACGACATTGCAAGGATAGTGCAGGGTAAGTAA
- a CDS encoding 3-isopropylmalate dehydratase small subunit: MKGRVWKFGDDVDTDAVIPGRYLILNTPKELAAHAFEGVRPEFAKQVKEGDIIVAGNNFGCGSSREHAPIALKGTRISCVIAKSFARIFFRNSINIGVALLECPDTDRISDGDELDVDFATGVITNLTRNEKYQATPLPDFVRGIMDAGGLIEYTRKII; encoded by the coding sequence ATGAAAGGAAGAGTCTGGAAATTCGGAGATGATGTTGATACGGATGCTGTTATTCCCGGCAGGTATCTTATCCTCAATACGCCAAAAGAGCTTGCAGCCCATGCCTTCGAAGGTGTGAGGCCGGAATTTGCGAAGCAGGTAAAAGAAGGCGATATCATTGTCGCAGGGAACAACTTCGGCTGCGGCTCCTCAAGGGAACATGCGCCTATCGCCCTGAAGGGCACCAGGATCTCATGCGTGATAGCAAAATCCTTTGCACGTATCTTCTTCAGGAACTCCATCAATATTGGAGTGGCACTCCTGGAGTGCCCTGACACTGACAGGATATCAGACGGTGATGAGCTGGATGTGGATTTTGCAACAGGTGTTATCACAAACCTCACAAGGAACGAGAAATACCAGGCGACCCCACTTCCTGACTTCGTGAGAGGCATCATGGACGCTGGCGGCCTGATAGAGTATACCAGGAAGATCATCTGA
- a CDS encoding formate--phosphoribosylaminoimidazolecarboxamide ligase — translation MITKERIMEIIGNYDLDKLSIATVCSHSSLQIFDGARKEGFRTIGICVKKPPRFYDAFPKSKPDEFIIVDSYKDIPGIVDQLVARNAIVIPHGSFVEYLGHERFVDLAVPSFGNRAVLEWESDREKERVWLEGAGIHMPKKVNPREINGPVMVKYHGAKGGKGFFIAKNYEEFQEHVKPDEKYTIQEFITGTRYYFHYFYSPLRQEGYRLSEGILEMLSMDRRVESNADEIFRLGSPRELEEAGIHPTYVVTGNVPLVARESLLPLIFELGEKVVEESLSLFGGMIGPFCLETVVTDNLEIKVFEISARIVAGTNLYLNGSPYSDLIEPGLSTGKRIAQEIKYARSVGQLDKILS, via the coding sequence ATGATTACTAAAGAACGTATAATGGAAATCATCGGGAACTACGACCTTGACAAGCTCAGTATTGCAACGGTCTGTTCCCACTCAAGCCTTCAGATCTTTGATGGGGCAAGGAAAGAAGGTTTCAGGACCATAGGGATATGTGTGAAGAAGCCTCCAAGATTTTACGATGCATTCCCTAAGTCAAAGCCTGATGAGTTCATTATAGTCGACAGCTACAAGGACATTCCTGGTATCGTCGACCAGCTTGTTGCAAGGAACGCTATTGTGATACCCCACGGTTCGTTTGTGGAGTATCTGGGACATGAGAGGTTCGTGGACCTGGCAGTCCCTTCCTTCGGTAACAGGGCTGTGCTTGAATGGGAGTCAGACAGGGAGAAAGAGAGGGTCTGGCTTGAGGGTGCGGGTATACACATGCCCAAAAAGGTGAACCCGAGGGAGATTAACGGACCTGTCATGGTCAAGTACCACGGTGCAAAGGGCGGCAAGGGCTTTTTCATAGCCAAGAACTATGAGGAGTTCCAGGAACATGTCAAGCCGGATGAGAAATACACCATCCAGGAATTCATAACGGGTACAAGGTACTACTTCCATTACTTCTATTCCCCTCTGCGCCAGGAAGGCTACCGCCTGAGCGAAGGCATACTTGAGATGCTGAGCATGGACCGCAGGGTCGAGTCCAATGCAGATGAGATCTTCAGGCTCGGCTCCCCGCGGGAACTGGAAGAGGCAGGCATACACCCGACATATGTTGTCACGGGCAATGTTCCCCTGGTAGCCAGGGAGTCCCTGCTGCCTCTCATATTCGAGCTGGGGGAGAAGGTCGTCGAGGAATCCCTCAGCCTCTTTGGCGGCATGATCGGTCCGTTCTGTCTTGAGACCGTGGTCACTGACAACCTTGAGATCAAGGTTTTCGAAATATCCGCGAGGATAGTTGCAGGTACCAACCTCTACCTGAACGGTTCTCCATACTCCGATCTTATAGAACCCGGCCTGTCCACCGGAAAAAGGATCGCCCAGGAGATAAAGTACGCAAGGTCCGTGGGCCAACTGGACAAGATTTTATCATAA
- a CDS encoding M48 family metallopeptidase — MEHQVTIKDAVICYDVIRRSVKNPRLEFREGRLRLILPKNYAGPESIIHRHRRWIYNRHCRARDMLALAEGAELVTDRQEEEFRSLVNRMTDAISEELGVAPKAVRFRKMRTKWGSCSSKGNLCFNTHIRFLPEKLMEYIVFHEMVHLIELNHGPAFQSLIRTRFSEHKDCDRKLSAYWLLIQQHVNSISPCAAR; from the coding sequence ATGGAACACCAGGTCACTATAAAGGATGCCGTCATCTGCTATGATGTCATCCGGCGCAGCGTCAAGAACCCGAGGCTTGAGTTCAGGGAAGGCAGGCTGAGACTCATACTCCCGAAGAACTATGCCGGACCTGAGAGTATCATCCACCGCCACAGAAGATGGATCTACAACCGGCACTGCCGGGCCCGGGATATGCTTGCCCTGGCAGAGGGAGCAGAGCTTGTCACCGACAGGCAGGAAGAAGAGTTCAGGTCCCTTGTGAACCGGATGACAGACGCCATATCAGAGGAACTGGGAGTTGCCCCGAAGGCTGTGCGTTTCAGGAAGATGAGAACGAAGTGGGGAAGCTGCAGTTCAAAAGGGAATCTCTGTTTCAACACACATATCAGGTTCCTTCCTGAGAAGCTGATGGAGTATATCGTATTTCATGAGATGGTGCATCTCATAGAACTCAATCACGGCCCTGCCTTCCAGAGCCTTATCAGGACGCGCTTCAGTGAGCATAAGGACTGTGACCGGAAACTTTCAGCTTACTGGCTCCTGATACAGCAGCATGTTAACAGCATCAGTCCTTGCGCAGCACGGTAA
- the truA gene encoding tRNA pseudouridine(38-40) synthase TruA, producing the protein MRVALKIAYVGTGFHGSQIQPNVATIEGEIFRALTELEIIKDPKSANFTSAGRTDAGVHARELVIAFDTDKVNLAIPRVINSKLPSAIWAWAHSPIADDFDPRRAAIARKYRYIMSGEQYDISRIRSASKILLGTHDFANFCVKEGEKSTVRTIEKVDVRVSGTLTKIDIQANSFLWNMVRKIVTALTLVGSGARDEAWLQQMLEPEVYEEGLEPAPAYGLTLMEIIYPEPIDWQEDAYSIRKANENFHEYMIRHRVMAEVMDHLVPRE; encoded by the coding sequence ATGAGAGTCGCACTTAAGATAGCATACGTTGGCACGGGATTCCACGGGTCACAGATACAGCCGAATGTAGCAACCATTGAAGGGGAGATCTTCAGGGCGCTCACAGAGCTGGAAATAATAAAGGACCCAAAATCCGCCAACTTCACAAGTGCGGGAAGGACGGATGCCGGAGTACATGCAAGGGAACTGGTCATTGCTTTTGATACCGATAAGGTCAACCTTGCCATTCCCAGGGTCATCAACTCCAAACTGCCGAGCGCCATATGGGCCTGGGCACATTCCCCGATAGCCGATGACTTTGATCCCCGGAGAGCAGCTATCGCAAGAAAGTACCGGTATATCATGAGCGGAGAGCAATATGATATATCCAGAATAAGGTCGGCCTCAAAGATCCTGCTTGGTACCCATGATTTTGCTAACTTCTGCGTGAAGGAAGGCGAGAAAAGCACTGTCCGCACCATAGAGAAGGTCGATGTGAGGGTCAGCGGGACACTGACCAAGATCGATATCCAGGCCAACAGTTTCCTCTGGAACATGGTGCGCAAGATAGTGACAGCCCTTACCCTTGTGGGAAGCGGTGCCAGGGACGAGGCCTGGCTGCAGCAGATGCTTGAGCCCGAGGTCTATGAGGAAGGGCTCGAACCTGCACCGGCCTACGGACTCACCCTTATGGAGATAATATATCCCGAGCCGATAGACTGGCAGGAAGATGCATATTCCATCCGCAAGGCCAATGAGAATTTCCACGAATACATGATACGTCACCGTGTCATGGCAGAAGTGATGGACCATCTGGTACCCAGGGAATAA
- a CDS encoding NAD(P)/FAD-dependent oxidoreductase, which yields MRFSDPDYDVVIVGAGPAGLFAAHELMLSGLSVLVIEAGRDISARICPMNDVVNCRHCHPCSILRGVGGSGAYSDGTLNLHPDIGGTLSEFTGDQGSAWRLVDDVDRIFLKYGAPENISSPPSVEIESLKRRAASSGARFIDIRQRHIGSDNSIALISELKNELESSGISFLLNTEVSDIVIDNGACQGVILKDGRRLHSRYTLLAPGRVGCDWVNELVNRYSIAYSFSGVDIGVRVEVPSIIMDPVTRINHDPKFHIRTKRYDDSVRTFCTNEHGFVVKEEYEGFVATNGHSMHTKGSDNTNFAFLVHVELTHPMENTIKYARSVAKLATTIGGGKPVLQRMGDLRRGRRSTEQRIGRNAVVNTLKDVTPGDISMAMPHRIVMDIIEGLEVLNEIIPGVDSDSTLLYAPEVKFYSIKLQVDRHMQTSIANLFAAGDGAGLSRDLVNSAATGVLAARGIKSLNAGKQA from the coding sequence TTGAGATTCTCTGATCCTGATTATGATGTTGTGATCGTGGGTGCCGGACCCGCAGGTCTCTTTGCGGCACATGAGCTTATGCTATCCGGCCTTTCTGTACTGGTCATTGAAGCGGGCAGGGATATAAGCGCGAGGATCTGCCCCATGAACGATGTTGTCAACTGCAGGCACTGCCATCCCTGCTCCATACTGCGCGGGGTTGGCGGTTCGGGTGCCTACTCTGACGGGACACTCAATCTGCATCCTGATATAGGGGGCACCCTTTCAGAATTCACAGGCGACCAGGGTTCTGCCTGGCGCCTGGTGGATGATGTGGATCGGATATTCCTGAAATACGGCGCCCCGGAGAACATATCGTCTCCTCCTTCCGTGGAAATAGAGTCCCTCAAAAGGAGGGCTGCCTCTTCAGGTGCAAGGTTCATTGATATCAGGCAGCGTCACATAGGATCTGATAATTCCATAGCCCTGATATCCGAGCTTAAGAATGAGCTTGAATCCAGCGGAATAAGTTTCCTGCTTAACACCGAGGTAAGTGATATTGTCATAGACAACGGTGCCTGCCAGGGTGTGATCCTTAAGGACGGCAGACGCCTGCATTCCCGATATACACTGCTTGCACCGGGCAGGGTGGGATGTGACTGGGTCAACGAGCTCGTGAACAGGTATTCGATAGCTTATTCCTTCAGCGGGGTTGACATAGGGGTGCGTGTTGAGGTACCATCTATTATTATGGACCCTGTGACCAGGATAAACCACGATCCCAAGTTCCACATACGCACAAAGCGCTATGATGATTCCGTCAGAACATTCTGTACCAATGAGCATGGTTTTGTGGTAAAGGAGGAATATGAAGGGTTTGTTGCCACGAACGGTCATTCGATGCATACCAAAGGCTCGGATAACACCAACTTCGCCTTCCTTGTACATGTGGAACTGACCCATCCCATGGAGAATACCATAAAATATGCACGGTCCGTGGCCAAACTTGCAACTACGATAGGTGGCGGGAAGCCTGTCCTCCAGAGAATGGGCGACCTGCGCAGGGGACGGCGCTCCACGGAGCAGCGCATAGGACGGAACGCGGTTGTGAACACCCTGAAAGATGTCACTCCGGGAGACATCTCCATGGCGATGCCTCACAGGATAGTCATGGACATTATAGAAGGCCTGGAAGTCCTGAACGAGATAATTCCCGGAGTGGATTCGGATTCGACCCTCCTGTACGCTCCGGAGGTCAAGTTCTATTCGATAAAACTGCAGGTGGACCGCCACATGCAGACCAGTATAGCAAACCTGTTCGCAGCTGGTGACGGCGCAGGCCTCTCCAGGGACCTGGTGAACTCGGCGGCTACAGGAGTGCTTGCAGCAAGAGGGATAAAGTCTCTGAATGCCGGAAAGCAAGCCTGA
- a CDS encoding ArsR/SmtB family transcription factor: MQENETTSSSEKVLILPLSEDSKKITQILSNDKAMKVLEILTDKPMSATDVAEKMGMPLTTVKYNIDALVEVDLIKVKQTKWSKKGREIKIYEPVQKFIVVAPGSMKDKSSVLSMLKKYLALVAGAVFGATGLEALARSRGFGIGAAPTTYTAADAAYRNAEYVPMADVYESASQEMPGSEPLMANGSVPGTEESVKGLGIDEDALNEAGAFKTSAGDTAPGPDYAADSSGLDGYVPEDADPGLVSSMPQDTFDSTNMTGAPAMDSSRIASDNLSAASDQVSGLIPYDLLSHVSVWFLFGCLFIITLLLVRELYYRKKNI; the protein is encoded by the coding sequence ATGCAAGAAAACGAAACAACGTCAAGTTCGGAAAAAGTTCTGATCTTGCCCCTGAGTGAGGATTCAAAGAAGATCACCCAGATCCTTTCCAATGACAAGGCCATGAAGGTCCTGGAGATCCTCACAGATAAGCCCATGTCGGCAACGGATGTGGCCGAGAAGATGGGAATGCCGCTGACCACGGTCAAGTATAATATAGATGCGCTGGTCGAGGTCGATCTTATCAAGGTCAAGCAGACGAAATGGAGCAAGAAGGGCAGGGAGATCAAGATATACGAGCCTGTCCAGAAGTTCATTGTAGTGGCACCTGGCTCCATGAAAGACAAATCCTCAGTGCTCAGCATGCTCAAGAAATATCTTGCACTGGTTGCAGGGGCTGTTTTCGGGGCTACGGGCCTGGAGGCTCTTGCCAGGAGCAGGGGATTTGGCATCGGAGCTGCCCCCACAACATACACAGCTGCAGATGCAGCTTACCGTAATGCGGAATATGTCCCCATGGCGGACGTCTATGAGAGCGCTTCGCAGGAGATGCCCGGATCTGAACCTCTTATGGCTAATGGGAGTGTTCCCGGTACCGAAGAGAGCGTTAAGGGACTGGGGATCGATGAGGATGCACTCAATGAGGCCGGCGCCTTTAAAACAAGCGCAGGAGACACAGCACCGGGCCCGGACTATGCTGCAGACAGTTCCGGTCTTGACGGATATGTACCGGAAGATGCAGATCCCGGACTTGTATCCTCGATGCCGCAGGACACTTTTGATAGTACCAACATGACAGGCGCACCTGCCATGGACAGTTCCCGGATAGCATCAGACAACCTGTCCGCAGCCTCCGACCAGGTATCGGGGCTAATACCCTACGACCTGCTGTCCCATGTGAGCGTATGGTTCCTGTTCGGGTGCCTGTTCATCATCACCCTGCTGCTGGTGAGAGAACTGTATTATAGAAAAAAGAATATATGA
- a CDS encoding TRM11 family SAM-dependent methyltransferase, producing the protein MLYAFELSGEHEGLPRKEILSCLRLTGFVFREHACLDQCLVVDIEGDALDTDRRLVSVAERLAMSHHIIRVAGICDVKAEDIISLAEESDLSGHIAPGSTYVVRAKRIKHYGEGVKREDIEGKLGGAIFRKGHQADLRSPDVSFRLVITDRAVFGSVVASIDRSSYEHRAPHKKPFFYPGVLMPRVARALVNISEVKPGEVLLDPFSGTAGILVEAGMLSVHVIGLEVRRMISHGARMNLELFGADHSLITGDACRVPLKDCSMDAIATDPPYGRSAAIKAESLHHLYSGSFSEMYRVLKKGRLAVVVSEIAVLEYATEAGFSVVDVFTQRVHRSLTRTFTVLRKD; encoded by the coding sequence ATGCTGTATGCTTTTGAATTGTCAGGGGAGCATGAAGGACTTCCCCGAAAGGAGATCCTATCCTGTCTCAGGCTGACAGGGTTCGTGTTCAGGGAACATGCCTGCCTGGACCAGTGCCTTGTAGTTGATATCGAGGGAGACGCCCTTGATACCGACAGAAGGCTTGTGTCAGTGGCAGAGCGGCTTGCCATGTCACATCATATAATCAGGGTCGCAGGCATATGTGATGTAAAGGCTGAAGATATCATATCACTGGCTGAGGAGAGCGATCTCTCCGGCCATATCGCACCCGGCAGCACTTATGTTGTGCGTGCCAAAAGGATCAAGCACTATGGGGAAGGTGTCAAAAGGGAGGATATCGAGGGAAAGCTCGGAGGCGCCATATTCCGCAAAGGCCACCAGGCAGATCTCAGGTCCCCTGATGTAAGTTTCCGCCTGGTCATAACGGACAGGGCTGTGTTCGGGTCCGTGGTAGCATCGATCGACAGGAGCAGCTACGAGCACAGGGCTCCCCATAAGAAACCCTTCTTCTATCCGGGTGTCCTGATGCCCAGGGTCGCCAGGGCCCTTGTGAATATCAGTGAGGTAAAGCCGGGAGAAGTGCTCCTTGACCCTTTCAGCGGTACGGCAGGCATACTTGTAGAGGCAGGCATGCTTTCCGTCCATGTGATAGGGCTTGAGGTCAGGCGGATGATATCCCATGGCGCGAGGATGAACCTGGAGCTTTTCGGTGCAGACCACTCGCTCATAACCGGGGATGCCTGCAGGGTCCCGCTGAAGGACTGCAGTATGGATGCAATTGCAACAGACCCTCCTTACGGGCGCTCGGCGGCAATAAAGGCAGAATCCCTTCATCACCTGTATTCTGGCTCGTTCTCGGAAATGTACAGAGTACTGAAAAAGGGCAGGCTTGCAGTGGTGGTATCGGAGATAGCGGTACTTGAGTACGCCACAGAAGCCGGTTTTTCGGTTGTGGATGTGTTCACCCAGCGGGTGCACCGGAGCCTCACAAGGACCTTTACCGTGCTGCGCAAGGACTGA
- a CDS encoding YunC family protein — translation MLIEKIELNNGTAIGLSYQMQKAPIIVINADKGFVMCGYLDLEAATALDDVAVKVKGVRTFEDVLEAPVVGATPSAISLGVKVGMTGREALELMF, via the coding sequence ATGCTCATCGAGAAGATAGAACTTAATAACGGAACGGCAATCGGTCTCAGTTATCAGATGCAAAAGGCTCCCATTATTGTGATCAATGCCGATAAGGGCTTTGTCATGTGCGGCTACCTTGACCTGGAAGCTGCAACAGCTCTTGATGATGTGGCTGTCAAGGTAAAGGGAGTCAGGACCTTTGAGGATGTACTTGAGGCGCCTGTGGTTGGTGCAACCCCATCAGCCATCAGCCTTGGAGTGAAGGTTGGGATGACAGGCAGGGAAGCCCTTGAACTAATGTTCTGA
- the pyrH gene encoding UMP kinase, with protein MLIVLSVGGSILARDLKPESFLAYAAVLKELAKENTVAVVTGGGTAARDYINVARCAGCNEVECDYIGIDITRLNAKLLISALGKDAYPQPPHDYVEAQEALSSGKIVVMGGVIPGQTTDAVAAILAEYLRADLFVIATAVDGVYTADPKQYPNAKKYEIMSPKELVSIVMSIEMKAGSKSPVDPLAAKIIERCNIETIVMDGTNARNVLQAIIQESIRTEPLKGVHLGTRIRG; from the coding sequence ATGTTGATCGTATTATCTGTTGGCGGGTCCATCCTGGCAAGGGACCTGAAGCCGGAAAGCTTTCTGGCCTATGCTGCCGTACTGAAGGAGCTTGCAAAGGAAAACACAGTTGCCGTTGTAACAGGCGGCGGCACTGCTGCACGGGACTACATAAACGTGGCACGCTGTGCCGGATGTAACGAGGTCGAGTGCGATTATATAGGGATAGACATAACCCGGCTGAATGCGAAACTACTGATATCCGCTCTCGGCAAGGATGCATATCCGCAGCCTCCCCACGACTATGTGGAAGCCCAGGAGGCACTGTCCTCAGGAAAGATAGTTGTCATGGGAGGGGTCATACCCGGACAGACCACAGACGCAGTGGCAGCCATACTTGCAGAATACCTGCGTGCGGACCTTTTTGTCATCGCTACCGCAGTGGACGGCGTCTACACAGCCGACCCGAAGCAGTATCCCAATGCAAAGAAGTATGAGATAATGTCCCCAAAGGAACTTGTGAGCATTGTCATGAGCATTGAGATGAAGGCCGGCTCCAAGTCACCTGTTGACCCGCTCGCAGCAAAGATAATCGAGCGCTGCAACATAGAGACAATAGTCATGGACGGAACAAACGCCCGGAACGTGTTGCAAGCGATCATTCAGGAGAGCATAAGGACAGAACCTCTGAAGGGAGTCCACCTGGGGACCCGCATCAGAGGCTGA